ACCTGTTCCAGCGGCAGCGACAGCGTCGCGCCGGCGGCGTAGAGATGACCGCCGCCGCCGAATTTAATAGCCAGGCCGTTGATCGGCAGGCGGCCTTTGGAGCGGATGCTCACTTTGACATGGTGATCATCCGCTTCGGTGAACATGATGCTGACCTCCACCCCTTTGATCTGGCGCGGCAATTCCGAAAACCCCTCGGTCTCCCAAAGCTGCGCTCCGGTCTCCTGCAAAAGAGATTTGGTCACACTGAAATAAGCCAGCTGATTGCCGCATTCGAATTGCAGTTCAGCGAGCAGGCGGCCTTTGAGTTCGGTTCGCGCGCGCGATTCGTTCTCATACACCATCTCATAGATCTGCTGGAACTCGGCGCCCCGGTGAACCAGATCCGCGGCCATGCGCAGCGCATAGGGCGTCGTATTCGAATAGCGAAAGGAACCGGTATCCGTCAGCACGCACATGTACAGGGCGTTGATCATGGTCAGCGTCATTTTGATTTTACGATCTTTGAAAAAACGGTAGAGCACTTCGCCGGCGGATGAAGCCTCCTGAAGGTTAAACTGCACCGCGCCAAGCACATCGGTGGGGATATGGTGATCCACGCAGGCCACCGGGATCCGGTGTTGCCGCAGCAACCGCCCCATCTCCCGCAGCCGCGCCCAGTCGCTCATATCGACCACCACGCAGCCGTCCGCCGAGCGGATCCAAGCGGCGTGTTTCTCGACCTCAAAACAGCGGATCTCCCGGTTCACATCCGCGGAGCGG
This window of the bacterium genome carries:
- a CDS encoding bifunctional oligoribonuclease/PAP phosphatase NrnA encodes the protein MNKRPDWQALERFIATKKRVIITTHVHPDGDAIGSEIAMAEYCRLCGCEPVILNQDPTPEFFRSADVNREIRCFEVEKHAAWIRSADGCVVVDMSDWARLREMGRLLRQHRIPVACVDHHIPTDVLGAVQFNLQEASSAGEVLYRFFKDRKIKMTLTMINALYMCVLTDTGSFRYSNTTPYALRMAADLVHRGAEFQQIYEMVYENESRARTELKGRLLAELQFECGNQLAYFSVTKSLLQETGAQLWETEGFSELPRQIKGVEVSIMFTEADDHHVKVSIRSKGRLPINGLAIKFGGGGHLYAAGATLSLPLEQV